From the genome of Geobacter sp. SVR, one region includes:
- a CDS encoding DUF3820 family protein, translating into MVTLEYDPQFLMELARTRMPFGKYRGRLLIDLPEPYVVWFSRQGFPKGKLGEMLGTVYEIKVNGMESLFDPLRGNDEKS; encoded by the coding sequence ATGGTGACCCTGGAATACGATCCGCAGTTTTTGATGGAACTGGCACGCACCCGCATGCCCTTCGGCAAGTACCGAGGACGCCTGCTGATCGATCTGCCGGAACCCTATGTCGTCTGGTTCAGCCGTCAGGGATTTCCCAAAGGCAAGTTGGGGGAGATGTTGGGAACGGTCTACGAGATCAAGGTCAATGGAATGGAGTCGCTCTTCGATCCGCTACGCGGAAATGACGAAAAATCGTGA
- a CDS encoding alpha/beta hydrolase, protein MILHIVQRCIIVTIPAYLGYVLLVFLLQRQILYPGRFIQVPPGHQPPAGVEALELAGAAGRGKAWLMPPLRLKPGERRPLLIFFHGNGEVIDVLPEQMEGFRRMGMGVLLVEYPGYGGSPGSPSEEILTGTALAAYDAVAARPEVDPAWIVIFGRSLGGGPACALAARRPSRALILQSTFTSTRPFARRFLVPGFLVRDTFDNAAVLAQYRQPVLLMHGSRDTTVPPWHSRRLAQLAPHARLIEYPCGHNDFPPDWDQFYRQIAGFLKDAGVGAVD, encoded by the coding sequence ATGATCCTGCACATCGTACAGCGCTGCATCATAGTGACAATCCCGGCCTATCTCGGCTATGTGCTGCTGGTCTTTCTGCTGCAGCGCCAGATCCTGTATCCCGGCCGCTTTATTCAGGTGCCACCCGGCCATCAGCCTCCGGCCGGCGTCGAAGCGCTGGAATTGGCCGGCGCTGCCGGCCGCGGCAAGGCATGGCTGATGCCGCCCCTCAGGCTGAAACCGGGCGAGCGCCGCCCGCTGCTGATTTTCTTTCACGGCAATGGTGAGGTGATCGATGTTCTGCCGGAGCAGATGGAGGGTTTCCGGCGGATGGGTATGGGGGTGCTGCTGGTGGAGTATCCAGGCTACGGCGGCTCGCCGGGGAGCCCCAGCGAGGAGATCCTGACCGGGACTGCTCTGGCTGCCTATGACGCCGTTGCCGCACGACCGGAGGTAGATCCCGCTTGGATCGTGATCTTCGGGCGCTCGCTGGGGGGCGGCCCGGCCTGTGCGCTGGCGGCCCGCCGTCCCAGCCGTGCGCTGATACTGCAGTCGACCTTTACCTCTACCAGACCCTTTGCCCGCAGGTTTCTGGTCCCCGGTTTTCTCGTCAGGGACACCTTCGATAACGCCGCCGTACTGGCGCAGTATCGGCAGCCGGTCCTGCTGATGCACGGCAGCCGCGACACAACCGTACCCCCCTGGCACAGCCGCCGGCTGGCACAACTGGCGCCGCACGCCAGGCTGATCGAGTATCCCTGCGGTCACAACGACTTCCCGCCGGACTGGGATCAATTCTATCGGCAGATTGCAGGCTTTCTGAAAGATGCGGGGGTAGGAGCGGTGGACTAG